DNA sequence from the Coccidioides posadasii str. Silveira chromosome 5, complete sequence genome:
TCCAGCATTATACCGGATGCTTCTCTTAGGCCTTGTTCTGGCTGGGGGTTGTCTTGGCGCCAATCCTCTGGAGCGCGCAGGAATGGGATGTCCAGTGTTGCGCTTTCATCTCCGAAATCGAGGTTTTTCAGTGACGGGCAGATATCCTGCTCGGCGAGGATATCCAGGTCTGGGAAGAATTTATTTGCCAATGGACCCAAATCAATCTCGACAATTTCGTCCATGGAATTGGCCGTTTGAGGCCTCGGTGTCGGGGATTTTGATCCTTCTGGTTCTGTGGTCTGTTCTCGGTCTTCTCCGGCAGCGGCAGCATCATCAACATCGTCGCTACTATCAAACACAATCCTCCCACGGCTATCAATTGAAAGGTGATTCAAAAGCAATCCTTTGGCACCCCCTTCATCGAAGTCCGCAGAGGCCTTTTTAAACAGAGGATCCACTGCAAATTCTAGTTCAAACTTCTTTAACTGTATAGAAGCAAAGGATGGAGCCAAGGTGGCCTCATGCGATCGGGCAACCTAGGAAACACGTTAGAGATCGCTTCGGTGCTGGGGCTCGGACGTATGCTGTTTTTACCTTCTTTCGCGTTTTCCTTCTAACACCGTCTTCACCtgtctcttcctcttcctcctctccGTCTTCATCAATGGCCTCTTCATTTTGATGTCTTCTTTTGTTGGTGTTATTCGATTCCGCTAAACCGCTCAACAATTTGCCGGTTTCGGTCGCAACACTATCGACTCGACTAGTATAAATTTTAACGCAGCCATCAAGGGTGCAACTAGCTTTCTGAAAATTCACACCATCTCCTTCTTTCAAAAGAGACATATCATGGAAGTAATCGATCAAGGCAAAATTCCACGAATTCGTAGCGTTGATCTTGTTATCTGTGGccatcttcatccattcttcAAAATTGGCGAGGATTGGGACACGTTTCATGGGTGTCACCGCTCTCCCAAGGGCATCAACATCGCTTTCTCGTCCGCGCATCGAAGCGCGAGGCGTACGGGGACTGGCAGAGGCTCCTTCGTAATTCATCCTTCGTGGAGGCATGGGGGTTTTGACGGCAGCTTTGATTTGGTTCATCTGCATATCATGCAGTGCCTGGCGGGACTGGAGGCGGGCAACCTTTTCACCCGCATCATCGTTTAGGGGGATTCTGGATAAGATGGCTCGGGTTAGCGAATGTGTCATATCCGATATCTGCGGCAGATATTTTGCCTTCTTTCCCAGGCTCAAGGTTGCGCTTTCCTTCCCTTACGAAGGACACACGGCCACCTAGGAAACTTACTTTACATACTTCATGGTGGTAGATTTATGAGGTGTGGTATCGTGCCTGGAGCTGCCACGACGGCCATGCTGGCTCTTTGTGGGTGGGTTGACGACTCGAGGCATGGTGGGATGGGATGCACGGAGTTCGGCGGATCTCGAGCAGTTAACTGTCAGAATGATATGAATTCAAGTAGGATAAATTAACAGCCCTGTCCATAGACCGCTACAACATGCCGAGTAAAGCATGCAAACCGCCCAAGTCCTGTCGTCGTCGGTGGATGCGTTTTGTTGTTGTTGGTCGTCGCGGCGTTCCAGACTGAGTATCAGCAAAACATACGGCCGGCGAAACTCACCGTCTGCGCGTTTCGTTCAAGACTCTCCATACGGGGTACGGCGTAATGTAACTCCGGAACGCCCCTGTTTCCACCTAGCTAATTACATATTACAGTATTACCCCGGACAGTCATGTGTAATGCGAGCCACAGAACCTCTCATATCTTGGAAAGAACTGCACCGCCCCACCCGTCCGAGGTCGGGAGTGGCTTAGCCGCCAAGATCATTCAGGCAGAACTCAATGCAGCCCAGTGATTGGCTGAGCTAAGCACCGTTGCGCTGTTGTTGATGATCTCAAACAGGGCAAACAGATGCAACGTCGCCTCCAGCAAACGTCAGACAGACCAGCATGAAGGGGTGCAAGTGGCCGTTGATCTGAATTGTTTTTGCATCAAAACCCACTTGATCTCTTCCGTTGCAGCCATGGGATGAACTTGGACTTGGCCTTTTGAACCCGTCTCTTAAATTCTGTTTCTCGCGCAGAgcgtttttcttttcccccacACCAGGATGCAGCCAGAATGGAGGGCCCTTGGAATTCCGCGTCCATTGCACCCCCGAGAACCCGACGCCGACATTCTGCCCGCCCTTTCTACCTTGTGTTGACGGTGATCCTAGTCCTCGCCACTGCAACCCTCTTCATACCTTCCTCGATCAATGCAGGTGGTTCTGCAAAACTATCAAAAATACAGAGAAGATGGGAACTAGAGCCTGCAGCATTGCTGAACGATGAACATGATGTATGGCATGAATCGAGTTGTGGATACTATTCAAGAGCCAGGCTAACCTAAATTTCGATAGAGGTGTCGCCTCGTTCACAAGGCCCAGGACAAATGTGCGTTCGTCCTCGCGAACTGTGACGACCACGAAGTCGGGCTCCTGTCCTATCTCCAGCTATATTACTGCAGACTCCCGCAGACGAAACCCTTGGCATTCGTTATCATAGCTCTATGGCTGTCCCTTCTTTTTAGTACCATTGGGATTGCCGCCAGTGATTTCCTTTGCGTGAACCTCAGTACCATAGCAAGTATCCTCGGAATGAGCGAGAGCTTGACTGGCGTGACTTTTCTGGCCTTTGGGAATGGCAGTCCTGACGTTTTTTCCACCTTCGCGGCTATGAGCTCGAACAGCGGCAGCTTGGCTATCGGTGAATTGATCGGAGCCGCTGGCTTCATTTCAGCCGTTGTGGCGGGCTCGATGGCTTTGGTAAGACCCTTTAGAGTGGCGCGACGGAGTTTCGTCCGTGACATCGCATTCTTCACATGTGCGGCCACGGTCAGTTTGGTATTCATAGCGGATGGCAAGCTCTATATATGGGAATGTGTCCTGATGATCGGTTTTTACATCTTCTATGTGGTGACCGTTGTGACGTGGCATTGGTATCTGGGTCGTCAAAGACAGAAACGTGAAAGAGACTTAATGGCCAGGGCGCACTTCCATATACCTCAGAATCAGGAATTGGATATTCAAGAAGTGCCGGAAGACGAAGACGCCCCTATGGCGGCAGCGCAACGCTCACTTCTTGGGCcatctgaagaagatttcaatGCATTGGAGAGATCCGAAGTTCCACGCTGGAAGGTCgaagatgaggatgatgacgaGACGCGAGATCGATGCCTTGCGGAATTGCAGGGAAACATGCGCGTTAGCAGGGCTCCTGCTGGACAGAGAGGAGCCGCAATGGGCCCGATCCGTCCAAGCTTAGTCGGCGCATTGGAATTTAGATCCGttctctcctctcttcgACGGTCGCAGAGTTTTCAGTCCGGTCGGATTCGCTTACAAAGGTACTCTGACGATCCTGGTTATCCGCAGACTCTCCCTGACACCTTAAATCCTCCAACGCCATATGTCCACGGTCGAGCACGAGCTGTCTCGGCGAACCCTCCCGTCCGGGTTCATTTACATGGTACCCAGCAAGGCGGAACCGCGTCGGAAAGAGCTTCACCTATCGCATCGCGCCGACTAGGTTATCACTCCCCCACATCTGCAGGCCGAGATCATCTGCTTTTCGCATCACCTACCTCATCAGGATACCCCTCAAGATCTCAAAGCCCACTACCGGGAGAGCGAAGTGAGACACCCAATTTCCTGGCCCCCCCGGAAGGGCTCTTTCGGCCTCCGAATTATCACAGTGAAAGGGGAGACGCACACGGCAGGGAGAGTCCTATTCCAGCGTCCCCACTCTCTCCGCATGCAAACCCACCAAATATGACTTCAACAAGTGGCGCCTGGTCTACAGGCTCTCACAGCCCTACCGTTTCATTTCCGCCATATCAAGACGACGATGCTGCTTCGGATCGTTCTCGAATCCCTAGCGTTAGGTTGTCTCTAGAAAGGCGGTCTGCTGGATCGGTGTGTACGTCAGAACAGTATATTCACAGCCATCATGAAGAAAGACCGTTGGCATGGTGGCCATATCGTTATATGCCTCCACCTTATCTCCTAATGTCTACGCTGTTCCCAACTCTGGTTGGTTGGAGAGAAAAGTCAATCTGGGAACAGTTCCTGGGAATCACTGCTGCTCCGAGCGTATTTTTTTTGACAATTACATTGCCAGTTGTTGAACTTCCAGAAGCGGAATCGGAAGACGAATACATACCTGTGCTCGCCTCGCCGTTATTATTACCGAGCGAGAATCCTAGGATAGAGAGCCCAGACTTGTATCCTATCGATTCCATCGAGGGTGATACTGAAACTCGCCTCGATCCGCCTATGTTAAATGGCCCGCAAAGCGATGATAACGACTCCGAAGACCGACGACCAAAGCTTCTTCTGCAAGTACATTCATGTCATCGACAAGACTCCGAAGCCCCCGTTTTGCCTGCTCAACTGGAACAGGGCCCTTCAGTTCCCAAGCCATGGAATCGCTGGCTTCTTACTCTCCAACTCATCACCTCACCTTTCTTCATCACGTTGACTGCCTGGGTTAACCTTGACTCAGATATGAACGGACGAAACCTGCTTATACCTGGGCTTGTCTCCCTGCTCGTATCCGCCCTCCTCCTCACCTTCCTAATATTCACAACTACACCCACAACGAAGCAACTTCCTACTCGTGCTCGCCCATTTGTAGCCTTTCTCGGCTTCTTGGTATCCATCGCTTGGATTTCCACTCTCGCGACGGAGGTCGTGAATGTGTTGAAATCCATTGGTGTTATTCTCAGCATCAGCGACTCTTTGCTCGGACTTACTGTCTTTGCTGTCGGGAACTCCCTTGGCGACCTTGTCGCCGATGTCACTGTCGCTAGATTGGGATACCCTGTGATGGCCCTCAGCGCATGCTTCGGAGGACCTATGCTCAATATCCTTATTGGCATCGGTGTTGGTGGGTTATATATGACCCTCAGCCCGAATCAACCGTCAAGCACTTTCTCACCTACTCCTTCCGGCTTGAATGCACTCATAGCACGAACTATATCAGCCTCTCGGGAGCCATATCGTATCTCTGTTTCGAAGAGTTTACTCGTCAGTGGCGCGATGCTGTTGGCTACGCTCCTGGGCCTGCTCATCGTTGTACCGCTTAATGGCTGGAGGATGGACCGGAAAATCGGACTAGGCTTGGTGATGCTGTGGTGTGTCAGTACACTCTCTAATGTaattgttgagatattttcATGACTCGCGCTCTTGGTTTAATTCTTTGGTATATACATGTATTCAGAAATTGAGACCGATCCGGAATAAGACCA
Encoded proteins:
- a CDS encoding uncharacterized protein (EggNog:ENOG410PHZ1~COG:P~TransMembrane:13 (i24-45o116-135i147-166o186-207i219-237o243-267i765-784o796-816i828-846o858-880i892-920o962-980i992-1012o)~BUSCO:2011at33183); translated protein: MEGPWNSASIAPPRTRRRHSARPFYLVLTVILVLATATLFIPSSINAGGSAKLSKIQRRWELEPAALLNDEHDRCRLVHKAQDKCAFVLANCDDHEVGLLSYLQLYYCRLPQTKPLAFVIIALWLSLLFSTIGIAASDFLCVNLSTIASILGMSESLTGVTFLAFGNGSPDVFSTFAAMSSNSGSLAIGELIGAAGFISAVVAGSMALVRPFRVARRSFVRDIAFFTCAATVSLVFIADGKLYIWECVLMIGFYIFYVVTVVTWHWYLGRQRQKRERDLMARAHFHIPQNQELDIQEVPEDEDAPMAAAQRSLLGPSEEDFNALERSEVPRWKVEDEDDDETRDRCLAELQGNMRVSRAPAGQRGAAMGPIRPSLVGALEFRSVLSSLRRSQSFQSGRIRLQRYSDDPGYPQTLPDTLNPPTPYVHGRARAVSANPPVRVHLHGTQQGGTASERASPIASRRLGYHSPTSAGRDHLLFASPTSSGYPSRSQSPLPGERSETPNFLAPPEGLFRPPNYHSERGDAHGRESPIPASPLSPHANPPNMTSTSGAWSTGSHSPTVSFPPYQDDDAASDRSRIPSVRLSLERRSAGSVCTSEQYIHSHHEERPLAWWPYRYMPPPYLLMSTLFPTLVGWREKSIWEQFLGITAAPSVFFLTITLPVVELPEAESEDEYIPVLASPLLLPSENPRIESPDLYPIDSIEGDTETRLDPPMLNGPQSDDNDSEDRRPKLLLQVHSCHRQDSEAPVLPAQLEQGPSVPKPWNRWLLTLQLITSPFFITLTAWVNLDSDMNGRNLLIPGLVSLLVSALLLTFLIFTTTPTTKQLPTRARPFVAFLGFLVSIAWISTLATEVVNVLKSIGVILSISDSLLGLTVFAVGNSLGDLVADVTVARLGYPVMALSACFGGPMLNILIGIGVGGLYMTLSPNQPSSTFSPTPSGLNALIARTISASREPYRISVSKSLLVSGAMLLATLLGLLIVVPLNGWRMDRKIGLGLVMLWCVSTLSNVIVEIFS